A single region of the Streptomyces caelestis genome encodes:
- a CDS encoding cupin domain-containing protein, translating to MRRVVTGHDEDGRSVVVSDGPVPRSREFTSLPGWVSRLPWATDPGGPFSRAGEDPTPKVTSLLPAPGGTRFIVLTFPPDTAMADPAFDPVAFDREQRADSPGIAELIEPDGMHTTPTVDYGIVLQGEIVLELDDGHRTRLSAGDIVIQNGTRHAWRNHGDRPATMAFVLVGVPHDGERA from the coding sequence ATGCGCAGAGTCGTCACCGGCCACGACGAGGACGGAAGGTCGGTCGTCGTCAGCGACGGCCCCGTCCCGCGCAGCCGCGAGTTCACCAGCCTGCCGGGCTGGGTGTCCCGCCTGCCGTGGGCCACAGACCCCGGCGGACCCTTCAGCAGGGCGGGGGAGGATCCCACGCCGAAGGTGACCAGCCTGCTCCCGGCCCCAGGCGGCACACGGTTCATCGTGCTGACCTTTCCGCCGGACACCGCGATGGCCGACCCGGCCTTCGACCCCGTCGCCTTCGACCGGGAGCAGCGGGCCGACTCGCCCGGCATCGCGGAACTCATCGAGCCCGACGGCATGCACACCACGCCGACCGTCGACTACGGCATCGTGCTACAGGGCGAGATCGTCCTCGAACTCGACGACGGCCACCGCACCCGGCTCTCGGCAGGGGACATCGTGATCCAGAACGGTACCCGCCACGCCTGGCGCAACCACGGCGACCGACCGGCCACGATGGCCTTCGTCCTCGTCGGCGTCCCGCACGACGGCGAACGAGCCTGA
- a CDS encoding C-terminal binding protein, whose protein sequence is MTSPSRLGTVLLTDYAWPDDSVERSVIEKAGHTLVTGPAEPASAEAIEELVAEHRPAGILTCWAPVSATAIGTAPDLRIVARLGVGLDNIAVEAATERGAWVTNVPDYCVEEVSDHAVGMVLAWTRGLAVFDREVRAGRWDPASARLRRLSTLTCGIVGYGRIGRATAAKLGAFGCRILAHDPFPPQDAPGVERAGLEELLRRSDVVILHVPLTPGTHHIIGAEQLALMKPGGLLVNVSRGPLVDTDAVVKALDSGHLDSAAFDVLESEPHVPAALLDQPGALITPHVAFSSDASVTELRRRAAEEVVRILAGEPPAHACNSPRGLTAGPGERR, encoded by the coding sequence CGTGCTGCTCACCGACTACGCCTGGCCCGACGACTCCGTCGAGCGATCGGTCATCGAGAAGGCGGGCCACACGCTGGTGACCGGCCCCGCCGAACCCGCCTCCGCCGAGGCGATCGAGGAACTGGTCGCCGAGCACCGGCCCGCCGGAATCCTCACCTGCTGGGCCCCCGTCTCCGCCACCGCGATCGGCACCGCACCCGACCTGCGCATCGTGGCCAGACTCGGCGTCGGCCTGGACAACATCGCAGTGGAAGCCGCCACCGAGCGGGGGGCGTGGGTCACCAACGTTCCGGACTACTGCGTCGAGGAGGTCTCCGACCACGCCGTCGGCATGGTGCTCGCCTGGACGCGGGGCCTGGCGGTGTTCGACCGCGAGGTCAGAGCCGGGCGATGGGACCCGGCTAGCGCCCGGCTGCGCCGGTTGTCCACGCTGACCTGCGGCATCGTCGGCTACGGACGCATCGGACGGGCCACCGCGGCCAAGCTCGGCGCGTTCGGCTGCCGGATCCTGGCCCACGATCCCTTCCCGCCGCAGGACGCCCCCGGGGTGGAGCGGGCGGGCCTGGAGGAACTCCTGCGCCGCAGCGACGTGGTGATCCTCCACGTTCCGCTCACCCCCGGCACGCACCACATCATCGGCGCCGAGCAGCTGGCGCTCATGAAGCCGGGCGGCCTGCTGGTCAACGTCAGCAGGGGCCCACTGGTGGACACCGACGCGGTCGTCAAGGCGCTCGACAGCGGGCACCTCGACTCAGCCGCGTTCGACGTACTGGAGTCCGAACCGCACGTGCCCGCCGCGCTGCTGGACCAGCCGGGCGCGCTGATCACTCCCCATGTCGCCTTCTCCTCCGACGCCTCGGTGACGGAACTGCGCCGCCGCGCAGCCGAAGAAGTCGTACGGATCCTGGCGGGCGAGCCGCCGGCCCACGCCTGCAACAGCCCCCGTGGCCTGACCGCCGGGCCGGGTGAGCGGCGATGA
- a CDS encoding tyrosine-type recombinase/integrase, which translates to MTSLRIGLIPARDPEGFAQLEAMVESATWSSKVGRDALHSLVKIVAAKGGTLADITVGDAVEYLAALKAANKTANAKTRGNTLFYAWLRELGTLPAEAPSSLRYLANTSGQVSMEQLVDRFGVRCRPVRDLLVDYLKERQPGLDYTSLNNLSRHLASNFWGDLEQHHPGIDSLHLAPEVSAAWKQRCRTRIERRRQPDGKVREVVTGRANVASIMISVRAFYLDIAQWAIDEPARWGPWAVPSPIKDADVAVVKDNKRRKARMDHRTRERLPALPAVARAASTCLKEAKARLQALMDTPPGGQFAFAGATFRRAAKDGTTWAVNIATGRRVDLALAESRAFWAWAMVEFLQHTGVRIEEMLEASHHSLIQYRLPTTGEIVPLLQIAPSKTDEERVILVSPELADVLSAIIARVRDPRTGAVPYVSSYDMAEKTWNPQMPLLFQWCRSGESSRLSPKLLRQALQEVMASTNLTDSAGQPLDFSPHDFRRIFITDAIRSGLPPHIAQVIAGHTSINTTMGYNAIYPGEAIEAHRAFIARRRALRPSEEYRTPTNEEWDAFLGHFERRKLSIGICARAFGTPCIHEHACIRCSMLRPDPAQRHRLVEIRDNLIARITEAEQEGWLGEIEGLQVSLASAEEKLIQLDAELARQRQVIDLGMPRFSQIATRISTARGPSS; encoded by the coding sequence ATGACGAGCCTGCGGATCGGGCTGATCCCTGCCCGTGACCCGGAAGGATTCGCCCAGCTTGAAGCGATGGTCGAATCTGCCACGTGGTCCTCCAAGGTCGGGCGTGATGCCCTGCACTCCCTGGTCAAGATCGTGGCCGCCAAGGGCGGCACCTTGGCGGACATCACCGTCGGCGACGCCGTGGAGTATCTCGCCGCACTCAAAGCAGCGAACAAAACCGCGAACGCCAAAACTCGCGGCAACACCCTCTTCTACGCCTGGCTGCGAGAGTTGGGCACCCTGCCTGCAGAAGCACCCAGTTCCTTGCGCTACCTGGCCAACACCAGTGGTCAGGTGTCGATGGAGCAGCTCGTCGACCGGTTCGGCGTCCGCTGCCGCCCAGTCAGAGATCTCTTGGTGGACTATCTCAAAGAGCGGCAGCCAGGTCTGGACTACACGTCCCTGAACAACTTGTCCCGGCATCTGGCCAGCAACTTCTGGGGCGACCTGGAACAACATCATCCGGGAATCGACTCTCTCCACCTGGCGCCCGAGGTGAGCGCGGCCTGGAAGCAGAGATGCCGGACCCGCATCGAACGGCGTCGCCAGCCAGACGGCAAAGTGCGTGAAGTAGTGACCGGACGGGCCAATGTCGCCAGCATCATGATCTCCGTCCGCGCGTTCTATCTCGACATCGCCCAGTGGGCTATCGATGAGCCGGCGCGCTGGGGGCCGTGGGCGGTGCCGAGTCCGATCAAGGACGCGGATGTCGCTGTCGTGAAAGACAACAAGCGGCGCAAAGCCCGGATGGACCACAGGACACGGGAACGACTTCCGGCTCTGCCCGCTGTCGCCCGGGCGGCTTCAACATGCCTGAAAGAGGCCAAAGCCCGACTACAGGCTCTGATGGACACCCCGCCAGGTGGTCAGTTCGCTTTCGCGGGCGCCACCTTCAGGCGGGCAGCGAAGGATGGAACGACCTGGGCGGTGAACATCGCCACCGGCCGGCGCGTTGACCTGGCGCTCGCGGAGAGTCGCGCGTTCTGGGCCTGGGCGATGGTCGAGTTTCTTCAGCACACCGGTGTCCGCATCGAGGAGATGTTGGAGGCCAGCCATCACAGTCTGATCCAGTACAGACTGCCTACCACTGGCGAGATTGTCCCCCTCCTGCAGATCGCGCCGTCCAAAACCGATGAGGAACGAGTCATCCTGGTCAGCCCGGAGCTCGCCGATGTGCTCAGTGCGATCATCGCCCGTGTCCGCGACCCACGCACCGGTGCCGTCCCCTACGTCTCCAGCTATGACATGGCCGAGAAGACCTGGAATCCCCAGATGCCACTGCTTTTCCAGTGGTGCCGCAGCGGCGAGAGCTCCCGCCTCTCCCCGAAGCTCCTGCGCCAAGCACTCCAAGAGGTGATGGCCTCCACGAATCTGACCGACTCAGCCGGACAGCCCTTGGACTTCTCGCCCCATGACTTTCGGCGGATCTTCATCACCGATGCCATCCGCAGCGGCCTTCCCCCGCACATCGCGCAGGTCATCGCCGGGCACACCAGCATCAACACGACCATGGGATACAACGCCATCTACCCCGGCGAGGCTATCGAAGCCCATCGCGCGTTCATCGCCCGGCGCCGAGCACTCCGCCCCAGCGAGGAGTACCGAACCCCCACCAACGAGGAATGGGATGCCTTCCTCGGGCACTTCGAGCGACGCAAACTGTCCATCGGAATCTGCGCTCGCGCATTCGGAACTCCCTGCATCCACGAACACGCGTGTATTCGATGCTCCATGCTCCGACCGGATCCGGCTCAGAGACACCGCCTCGTCGAGATCCGCGACAACCTGATCGCCCGAATCACCGAAGCAGAACAGGAGGGATGGCTCGGTGAGATCGAAGGACTACAAGTCAGCCTCGCCAGCGCAGAGGAGAAGCTCATCCAGCTCGATGCAGAGCTAGCCCGTCAACGCCAAGTGATCGATCTGGGCATGCCCCGCTTCAGCCAGATCGCGACACGAATCAGTACGGCAAGAGGACCTTCAAGTTAG
- a CDS encoding phosphotransferase family protein codes for MSPASVQACPDPALSGFLTAHELARPGESARWTPLAGGVSSDLWRVDLPGRSLCVKRALARLKVAADWQAPVSRNAYEWAWMRFASRHRPETVPELLAHDPGAGLFAMAYLPPERYPVWKAQLLHGEVDVTTAAAVGEALGMLHAASAGDASLAAEFATDDNFHALRIEPYLLATAAAHPALSDILHSLAERTTATHLALVHGDVSPKNILVGPSGPVLLDAECAWYGDPAFDLAFCVNHLLLKSLVLPRHRAGLLRSARTLAEAYVRCVDWEPRPAVEARAASLLPALLLARVDGKSPVEYLTEDRHRLFVRTVASALLRAPAPTVEDVLDAWTTALTTLTDPGTDRPD; via the coding sequence ATGAGTCCCGCCTCCGTGCAGGCCTGTCCGGACCCCGCGCTGTCCGGCTTTCTGACCGCCCACGAACTCGCCCGGCCTGGTGAGAGCGCACGCTGGACCCCGCTCGCCGGCGGTGTCTCGTCCGACCTGTGGCGGGTGGACCTGCCGGGACGCTCCCTCTGCGTCAAGCGCGCCCTGGCCCGGCTGAAGGTGGCCGCCGACTGGCAGGCACCGGTGTCGCGCAACGCCTACGAATGGGCGTGGATGCGGTTCGCGTCCCGGCACCGACCGGAGACCGTGCCGGAACTCCTGGCCCACGACCCCGGAGCCGGCCTCTTCGCCATGGCGTATCTGCCCCCCGAGCGGTACCCGGTGTGGAAGGCGCAATTGCTCCACGGCGAGGTGGACGTGACGACCGCGGCGGCCGTCGGAGAGGCGCTCGGCATGCTGCACGCGGCGAGCGCGGGCGATGCGTCCCTGGCCGCCGAGTTCGCCACCGACGACAACTTCCACGCACTGCGCATCGAGCCGTACCTGCTCGCCACCGCGGCCGCCCACCCGGCCCTGAGCGACATCCTGCACAGCCTCGCCGAGCGCACGACCGCCACCCACCTGGCCCTGGTCCACGGCGACGTCAGCCCCAAGAACATCCTTGTCGGCCCGTCGGGTCCCGTGCTGCTGGACGCCGAGTGCGCCTGGTACGGAGACCCGGCCTTCGACCTCGCCTTCTGCGTCAACCACCTGCTCCTCAAGAGCCTCGTGCTGCCCAGGCACCGAGCCGGCCTCCTGCGGTCCGCCCGCACGTTGGCCGAGGCATACGTCCGGTGTGTCGACTGGGAGCCCCGGCCTGCCGTCGAGGCACGAGCCGCGTCCCTGTTGCCCGCGCTGCTGCTCGCGCGCGTGGACGGCAAGTCCCCGGTCGAATACCTGACGGAGGACCGGCACCGGCTGTTCGTCCGCACGGTGGCATCCGCCCTGCTCCGGGCACCGGCCCCGACGGTGGAGGACGTGCTGGACGCCTGGACCACCGCGCTGACGACCCTGACCGATCCCGGCACCGACCGGCCCGACTGA
- a CDS encoding tyrosine-type recombinase/integrase, translated as MLERDPERELASFVLPEAGQLAETGDRWRPFVLLDADGVEIEPAAAFFAELLACDKSAATIRSYGMDLLRWWRFLWGWGVAWDRAVRSDARDFARWMKIANKPAPLHWRHRRDINTETAPRPVPEQLPPGAPNPITGKSSPGLRYASTTRAHCETVLRAFYDFHLSEGTGPILNPFPLDRSRRHGRAHAHHNPDERFRHERQGRYRPAIPKRAPRRIPDAMFNALFAALKHDRDRALLAFWVSNGARAEELLTSRQRDALPGQQILGVVRKGSRAYQQLPCSADAFVWLRLYQESAWRAGVPRGQNEGLWWTLRRPWRPLNYPAARAMFNRANILLGTNWTLHDLRHTAAYRLARDPKMPLTDVQWVLGHAHLSTTQLYLPADRDEVIEHVRAHHARRAKSAERTPSPPAAGYNAESLNNLFGTAW; from the coding sequence ATGCTTGAACGTGATCCCGAGAGGGAGTTAGCGAGCTTCGTGCTGCCCGAGGCCGGACAGCTGGCGGAGACGGGAGATCGGTGGAGGCCCTTTGTCCTCCTGGACGCGGACGGGGTCGAGATCGAACCCGCGGCTGCCTTCTTCGCGGAGCTGCTGGCCTGTGACAAGTCAGCAGCCACGATCCGGTCGTACGGAATGGATCTGCTGCGTTGGTGGCGCTTTTTGTGGGGCTGGGGTGTCGCTTGGGACCGTGCAGTCCGGTCGGACGCTCGGGACTTCGCCCGCTGGATGAAGATCGCGAACAAGCCCGCACCGCTGCACTGGCGCCACCGACGGGACATCAACACTGAGACAGCACCAAGGCCAGTACCGGAGCAGTTGCCTCCCGGAGCTCCCAATCCGATCACGGGAAAGTCGTCGCCAGGGCTGAGATACGCGTCGACAACGCGAGCGCACTGCGAGACCGTGCTGCGGGCCTTCTACGACTTCCACCTCTCCGAGGGAACCGGGCCGATCCTGAACCCGTTTCCGCTGGATCGCTCCCGGCGCCATGGCAGGGCACACGCTCACCACAACCCTGACGAGCGGTTTCGCCACGAACGGCAGGGCCGCTACCGGCCGGCCATCCCCAAGAGGGCCCCTCGGCGAATCCCCGACGCGATGTTCAACGCGCTGTTCGCCGCGCTGAAGCACGACCGTGATCGAGCTCTCCTGGCGTTCTGGGTTTCCAACGGTGCTCGCGCCGAGGAACTGCTCACCAGCCGGCAACGCGACGCGCTGCCCGGCCAACAAATCCTGGGGGTGGTCCGCAAGGGGAGCCGGGCCTATCAACAACTCCCCTGCTCAGCGGACGCTTTCGTCTGGCTACGGCTCTATCAGGAGAGCGCCTGGCGGGCCGGGGTGCCCCGCGGACAGAACGAGGGGTTGTGGTGGACGTTGCGCCGCCCCTGGCGTCCCCTGAACTATCCGGCGGCCCGCGCGATGTTCAACCGAGCCAACATTTTGCTCGGTACGAACTGGACTCTCCACGATCTTCGACACACCGCCGCCTATCGGCTGGCGAGGGATCCGAAGATGCCGCTGACCGACGTGCAGTGGGTGCTCGGTCATGCACACCTGTCGACGACACAGCTCTATCTTCCGGCCGACCGGGACGAGGTGATCGAACATGTTCGGGCGCACCATGCCCGACGGGCCAAGTCCGCCGAGCGGACTCCCTCGCCTCCGGCAGCCGGCTACAACGCTGAATCCCTCAACAACCTCTTCGGGACTGCCTGGTGA
- a CDS encoding class I SAM-dependent methyltransferase, which yields MLGHQDETRAAYDGVVDLYASMFANGLETHPFARNMIGTFAELVRGTGNLRVADVGCGPGHVTAMLHDLGLDAFGLDLSPAMVDHARRAHPALQFDEARMEALPVEDGALGGVLSHYSMIHTPPGELPALLAEQVRVLAPGGLLLVSFFGTEGPEPVRFDHKVTPAYSWPAEQFAELLAGAGLVTFARLLHDPASERGFLDTHLLARRP from the coding sequence GTGTTAGGACACCAGGACGAGACGAGGGCGGCCTACGACGGGGTCGTCGATCTGTACGCGTCGATGTTCGCCAATGGGCTGGAGACGCACCCGTTCGCGCGGAACATGATCGGCACTTTCGCCGAGCTCGTGCGTGGCACGGGGAACCTGCGGGTAGCTGACGTCGGGTGCGGCCCCGGTCATGTGACGGCGATGCTGCATGATTTGGGGCTGGACGCCTTCGGGCTCGACCTCTCCCCAGCCATGGTCGACCACGCCCGGCGGGCCCATCCGGCGCTGCAGTTCGACGAAGCGCGGATGGAGGCCCTGCCGGTCGAGGACGGTGCACTCGGCGGAGTGCTGTCCCACTACTCGATGATCCATACCCCACCCGGAGAATTGCCCGCGCTGCTCGCCGAGCAGGTGCGTGTCCTGGCACCAGGGGGCCTGCTCCTGGTGTCCTTCTTCGGGACCGAGGGACCGGAGCCGGTTCGCTTCGACCACAAGGTGACGCCCGCCTATAGCTGGCCGGCGGAGCAGTTTGCCGAGTTGCTGGCCGGGGCCGGTCTCGTCACATTTGCTCGGTTGCTCCACGACCCAGCTTCCGAGCGGGGTTTCCTCGACACTCATTTGCTGGCCCGCCGCCCGTAG